The Methylomusa anaerophila genome has a segment encoding these proteins:
- the asrA gene encoding anaerobic sulfite reductase subunit AsrA — protein sequence MTAEQCGHYFERLKSEYSLFAPVVLKGKGSFTDTDSVRYQEVSTVEEIEFRQKSHFSAREVLLPITQTLFYFTEDHWLEPKTGNKKILLFLRSCDIHAIKRLDEIYLRNGSEDPYYKAVRERIRFCLIECTASFPNCFCVSMNTNQTTDYDLVLRSEGEYVYVGVNNKEFGCSSGQPVTFEPQFVTCNETALSVPESLPASVAAAGVWQEYSARCSGCGRCSFVCPTCTCFSMQDIFYKDNANAGERRRVWASCMVDGFTDMAGGHSCRKSQADRMRFRVMHKFHDYRKRFGYDMCVGCGRCDDICPEYISLAGCINKLNAYIEEVGK from the coding sequence ATGACCGCAGAACAGTGCGGCCACTATTTCGAACGTCTAAAATCTGAATATTCCTTATTCGCGCCGGTGGTGCTAAAAGGTAAAGGCAGCTTTACCGACACTGACTCGGTACGTTATCAGGAAGTTAGTACTGTAGAGGAAATTGAGTTTAGGCAAAAGTCTCATTTCTCGGCCAGAGAGGTATTGCTGCCCATAACGCAAACGCTGTTTTACTTTACGGAAGATCACTGGCTGGAGCCAAAGACCGGGAATAAGAAGATACTTCTCTTTTTACGCAGCTGTGACATTCACGCCATCAAGCGACTGGACGAAATATACCTTAGAAATGGATCAGAAGACCCGTATTATAAGGCGGTACGGGAAAGAATCCGTTTTTGTCTCATTGAATGCACCGCCAGTTTTCCCAATTGCTTTTGCGTAAGCATGAATACCAATCAAACCACCGATTATGACCTTGTGCTGAGATCTGAAGGCGAATACGTATATGTGGGGGTAAATAATAAGGAGTTTGGCTGTTCTTCTGGCCAACCGGTTACATTTGAACCACAGTTTGTAACCTGTAACGAAACTGCCCTATCCGTGCCGGAAAGTCTCCCGGCTTCGGTTGCCGCTGCCGGAGTATGGCAAGAATATTCGGCGCGGTGCAGCGGCTGCGGTCGGTGCAGTTTTGTATGTCCGACCTGCACTTGTTTTTCCATGCAAGATATTTTCTACAAAGATAATGCCAACGCCGGGGAAAGAAGAAGGGTCTGGGCTTCCTGCATGGTAGACGGCTTTACCGATATGGCGGGCGGCCATTCTTGCCGGAAAAGCCAGGCGGATCGAATGCGCTTCAGGGTTATGCATAAGTTTCATGATTACAGGAAGCGGTTTGGCTATGACATGTGCGTCGGCTGCGGCCGCTGCGATGATATCTGCCCCGAATATATCTCCCTTGCCGGCTGTATAAACAAGCTCAATGCTTATATAGAGGAGGTGGGGAAATGA
- the hcp gene encoding hydroxylamine reductase, with protein MSDMFCFQCEQTAGGKGCTKGGVCGKKPEVANKQDELTGALIGLARAAAGKTPGKTADELMMQGLFTTVTNVNFDSSRIDEFIRLVAAEKAKLDPGAQDFPAGTLFTGGEEDIVSLRSTLLLGLRGMAAYAWHAYVLGKRDDELTAWFYKGMRAIGEEHTAEEWLNLLMEFGHINLKCMALLDEANTSAYGHPVPTEVSTLVEKGPFIVITGHDLHDLKQLLEQTKDKGINIYTHGEMLPAHAYPELKKYPHLKGNFGTAWQNQQKEFDNLPAPILYTTNCLMPPKPSYADRVFTTAVVGYPELKHIPGENGSKDFTPVINKALELGGWKEDKQFTGINGGAGLMTGFGRNAVLGVADKVIDAVKAGAIKHFFLVGGCDGAKPGRNYYTEFVQKTPKDTVVLTLACGKYRFNDLNAGDIGGIPRILDMGQCNDAYSAIQVAVALAGAFQCGVNDLPLTLVLSWYEQKAVCILLTLLALGIKNIYIGPSLPAFLSGNVLNILVEKFNLKPISTPAEDMQAILSRC; from the coding sequence ATGTCAGACATGTTTTGTTTTCAATGTGAACAAACCGCAGGCGGTAAAGGCTGCACCAAAGGAGGAGTCTGTGGGAAAAAGCCGGAGGTCGCCAATAAACAGGACGAACTTACCGGCGCCTTGATCGGCCTTGCCCGGGCGGCAGCCGGCAAAACACCCGGCAAGACGGCCGACGAACTTATGATGCAGGGGCTGTTTACCACTGTAACCAACGTCAACTTTGACAGCAGCCGCATTGACGAATTCATCCGGCTGGTTGCGGCGGAAAAAGCCAAATTAGATCCTGGTGCGCAGGATTTTCCCGCCGGCACCCTGTTCACCGGCGGGGAAGAGGATATCGTATCACTCCGCTCCACCTTGCTGCTGGGTCTGCGCGGCATGGCCGCCTACGCCTGGCACGCCTATGTGCTGGGCAAGCGGGATGATGAGCTTACCGCCTGGTTCTATAAGGGAATGCGCGCCATTGGTGAAGAGCATACAGCGGAAGAATGGCTCAACTTATTGATGGAGTTTGGTCATATCAACCTGAAATGTATGGCCCTGCTGGATGAAGCAAACACATCGGCCTACGGGCACCCTGTACCCACCGAGGTTTCCACCCTGGTGGAAAAGGGTCCGTTCATTGTCATCACCGGCCATGATCTGCATGATTTGAAACAACTCCTGGAGCAAACAAAAGATAAAGGGATCAATATTTACACTCATGGTGAAATGCTGCCGGCTCACGCCTACCCCGAACTGAAAAAATACCCCCATCTTAAAGGCAACTTCGGTACTGCCTGGCAAAATCAGCAAAAAGAATTTGACAACCTTCCCGCGCCCATCCTGTACACCACCAATTGTCTTATGCCGCCCAAACCGTCCTATGCCGACCGGGTGTTCACAACCGCGGTTGTGGGCTATCCTGAGCTCAAACACATTCCGGGGGAAAATGGCAGCAAGGATTTTACCCCGGTCATCAATAAAGCATTGGAACTGGGTGGCTGGAAGGAAGACAAGCAGTTCACCGGCATCAACGGCGGCGCCGGGCTGATGACCGGCTTTGGCCGCAATGCCGTATTGGGAGTGGCCGATAAAGTAATCGACGCCGTCAAAGCGGGGGCCATCAAGCATTTCTTCCTCGTCGGCGGCTGCGACGGAGCCAAGCCGGGGCGCAACTACTACACCGAGTTCGTTCAAAAGACGCCTAAAGATACGGTTGTTCTGACCCTGGCCTGCGGCAAATACCGGTTCAACGACCTTAACGCCGGCGATATCGGCGGTATTCCCCGCATCCTGGATATGGGCCAGTGCAATGATGCCTACTCGGCAATCCAGGTTGCCGTGGCTCTGGCCGGCGCCTTCCAATGCGGCGTGAATGACCTGCCCTTGACCTTGGTCCTTTCCTGGTACGAGCAGAAGGCGGTCTGTATACTGCTCACCCTCCTTGCTCTCGGTATAAAGAACATCTATATCGGGCCGTCCCTGCCGGCTTTCCTGTCCGGCAATGTGCTGAATATTTTAGTGGAAAAGTTCAACCTGAAACCCATTAGCACGCCGGCCGAAGATATGCAAGCCATTCTCAGCCGCTGCTAA
- a CDS encoding Crp/Fnr family transcriptional regulator yields MTIHYDVLLHSPLFAGINADSLAAVINCLQPKVSAYPRNSYVAVEGESFTGLGILLAGKATVIKENAAGSRIVMTMMGAGDMFGEIITFSSTQIWPMSVNAQTECEVMFLPSVKIMGTCANICGSHKQLITNMLKIVSEQAVMLNRKVEYLAIKGMREKISTYLLEQHKLTARNTFIMTLNRNDLADFLNVSRTALSREMGRMRDEGMIEFYRSSVKIKDLEGLKKVIES; encoded by the coding sequence TTGACTATCCATTATGATGTTCTCCTGCATTCACCGCTGTTTGCCGGCATTAACGCCGATTCACTGGCGGCTGTGATCAACTGCCTGCAGCCGAAGGTATCTGCCTATCCCAGGAACAGCTACGTGGCTGTTGAGGGTGAGTCTTTTACCGGCCTGGGCATTCTTCTGGCCGGCAAGGCGACTGTAATAAAGGAAAATGCGGCCGGCAGCCGGATTGTAATGACAATGATGGGCGCAGGCGATATGTTCGGGGAGATAATTACATTTTCCTCCACCCAGATTTGGCCCATGTCAGTTAATGCCCAGACCGAATGTGAAGTGATGTTTTTGCCGTCGGTAAAAATTATGGGGACCTGTGCCAATATATGCGGCAGCCACAAGCAGCTTATCACCAACATGTTGAAGATAGTGTCCGAGCAGGCAGTTATGTTGAATCGCAAAGTGGAATACCTCGCCATTAAGGGGATGCGGGAAAAAATAAGCACCTATCTGCTGGAACAGCACAAGTTAACGGCAAGAAACACTTTTATCATGACGTTAAACCGCAATGATTTAGCCGATTTTCTCAATGTATCCCGCACGGCCCTCTCCCGTGAAATGGGCCGCATGCGCGACGAAGGCATGATTGAATTCTATCGCTC